The window ATCAACTTTTATTATCTATCTGaactatttattaaataatatactaACAAAATCGACACTTCTAAACAAGTGAACGACGATATTCTTTCGATTGGTTTGAAAaataggattttttttaaactttgttaattatttttttaagaaaatgacaaatgttattttacaaatttctcatgaaaaattatgacaaaaaaatatattgataattttattttatttatttacgtATATAACTAATCCCACATCATCCAaccacatacatttatttagccaatagaaaaaaaataataagcaaTGGTATATTTATacgaaaaaattaatattcgGATTAATTTTGGAATATATTTGCGGAAATGTatccaaattatatataattgtaatttaatttctaaaaagaaaagaaatagcaaaaatgtatatatcaatatgagtattttgatcatttttagaagaagaaaaattaataaatcattttaaaatcataatatcatCCATCTATATTATTTATCTTTATATCTTAAATTGTTATCACATTATTTATGGCATAAAAATTGTTATCACATTATTTATGGCATAAGATCATAAATTTTCACACCTAAGAAagaaaaaaacttgtgtgaaacgatctcacgggtcgtatttgtgagacatataagctaagagtattactttttattgtgaatatgggtaggattgacccgtcttacagattaAGATcagtgagacgatctcacatgagacccactcccTAGGAAAACCATATGCATACATATAATCgtcaatcaaatatatattcgTACGTTAATCGTAATCACGTTTAACgatttttcaaagaaaatatcaaaatatacataaCGTTTATTCCATACAATTTCAAAATAAGCATTTCAAGAAAACATACGTCCATAAATGATTAAAATGAAACCCAAACAATACCCAAATATTTGAAGTTTTAATTTAACAGATCCCAAACACAACCACATGTTACAAACTTAGTAGACAAACTAACAAGAACACAAGACACATGAAGCAATCCAACAGAAAGATACTAAGTATCACAATGTTTTCTATATTCGATTCGTATAAGACGCTCAACACAAATTTAGCCCAAACGCCCCATGGTCTGGCCACCCGGCGGAATCATGGCCAAGACCGGTCGAGTATTGAATCCAGGATGATGAAGCCTACGACGTACCTCACGACCTTCTTGACAAAGGGCACATGGATGGCAAAAGACGTGAGTAGCAAAATCGCAGGCCGTTTCACATTGCTCCCGATGAACCTCATCTTCCACAAAGCTTCCACAGCACCCACATGATCTGCTAAATGCCTCGCAGCTTCCCTATTGTTGTGCAATGTGTTTAGGGTAAGATAGAAATCTACCATAGACCAGACAACCAATTCAAGGCGAGGTCATTAATTTGATAGCAGGACAGGAAATCTAGCGTTGAACAAAAGGCATAGCAAATGATAATACTACAATTCAAGTATTTACAAAAGTTTAGGGCCGCGTTACTATTTCAATGTCATATATGCAACTCTACAGCACAATGAGGGAAAGTGCTGCGAACTTGTGTTGCCCATGGAATTCTGGAAGTCTTTCCTTGGCTCGTGATCGTGACACAACAATGGTAAAGTGAAGATGTAGCGCCCTAGGAAAGCGGTTTAATAAACAAATGAAATCGGCTTCCATTTATATCCTGCATCCGAACTAGTTTAGAAATTCGAAATCAATATTATCTGTCACGTGCTATAATCTCATTCgtctagttggatttctcgagataattaaatttgaagTAGATTGGGTGGTCCATTTTAATTTCGGTCATTCCGAATTatcaattctttaataattattaattaacaactctttaaacATATCTTAATTAGTACTTCATTCCAAATAAAGATTCGGGTCATTAAAGAAGATACAGATGATAGGTATATAAACCAATAAATCTCGCCTTCCACACGTAAACCAGAAAATGCAAGACATATTTCTTCCATTTGCAGTGAAAGTTTATGAGGCATGAATCAAAAATTTTCTACATGCTTATCATAAACTGGGGGTGACTATCAAGTTTGGATCCGTATTAAAGAGTAAGACATTAAAATGCATGACAGTGATCCAGTTATCTGCTGTGAAACATGAATATAGAAAGGAGTGTATACATATTTTTTACTGTAAATCGTCATGCAAAGTAGAAACAATCGCATTCAATGGTAATTTCATTTGTTGCTCTAAAAACATGACAGCACTAAGGGATCAAAACAAGCTGTTCACGCGGAATGATGACTGAAAAGTATCAGACATATTTTACAGAAAAATAGCATGTCCGGATTCATGCCACCCTCAgctaaacaaaattaaaattttaatcacaattctttaaatttaaaccCCAAAATGCCTAAGATGGCCTGCATTCTTCCTCTCCCAATACAAAGTACTTTTCCACCAACGGTCACAAGTTAATTCATTGATATCCATATTTTGACTTACTTCAAGATAGCATATTGCAAGTTGCAACCATCGTAAATTTGGTAAAAAATAGATACAGAAAATAGCATTTGCAAAAATGCGTCTTTGATCGTTTAAAAGTTAAAGGCAAACAGCACAAGGGGAATAGCAATTTATATACATCTTCGGTCAAACTATggcatgaaaatttaaaaacaaaaccaaCCTCTAGGTTAAATTTCCGTCGCATGGCAGTACGGGTGGGATAAGAGAACCAGGGTGCAAGGCAGTTCCCACCGAAAAATGAATTCCCAATTAGGTACAAAGCGGTGTATGGCAAGCAATGATTTGCAAAAGTACCGGGAGTGGATCCGAGTCTCTCAACATTGCTTCCATAGAGCAAGCAAGGGGCAATACTACCCAGCAAACCTACTCGATGCAGAATAATCAAACACTCATGAAGAatagaaacaaaaaaattgggaaagttaCGTTTTCCAGATGTAATGTCTAAACAACGCAATATGCTTTTGAAATCTTACTGAAATTCACTGGAAGCAATGAAGCAGTTGGACAAAACAAAGAGGAAGTAGCGAAATATGACcacaaacatgaataatttcaagaaaaattatGTTGCAGAAAGAACATGATCAAGAGAAGACACCAGATATTTGAATAGTTTGAAAGGATTAAATCCACCGGCGCatcataaaaatacaatttcttCACCATCAAAACAGTAAGCAAGAACATATGAAGAaaacagataaaaaaaaaacaagaaacttCACAACTTTTTCAGAAGAAACAACGACCACTGTGCTGAATTGTCTTTGTATTCCAATTTAccttaattagcaattaaagtTCAAAGGAGCATGAAGCATTTAGAGGGCACAAAGGCATTGGCTTTATGATCCTAAAGCATAGGTGGCTAGGTGCACCCTATGGGCGGACTTTTAAAGACCACAGAAACTCATTTGATACAACTAGGTTCAAGCATGATCCAACAAATCATGTTAGTTTTTCAGATATCCCCCTTTTCTATCCTTTGATGATACGTTTTCTTGATCATatctttcattttatttactATGTTACACATTtaagaaacaaatttttttctgcCCAATCAACACAAGCAATTCGATTCCACTTAAGCCAATTTTTTTTGACTTTTTACCTTAAGCCAATCATCACCAACAAGGGAATGATCTGCAAACACGTGATTCAACAAgccaaatatataaaataaataaatcttgaTTTGTGCAGGACAATTATCAGGAAAGAATGACTCACAAACTTCAAGATCACTGCTACAAAACTCATCGGTTCTCCCAAGACAAGCGAAGATGCCGGAATCCCATTGGGACCTCTGCATATGGACCTCACCAACCGGAAGCCCATCAGCAGTCCAGCCAATCGACACCGCTGCAGGAGGATGAGCTGCACCGTTCTTGGCGGTGGGCTTCTTTTCATCCTTTGTAGCCTCGAATTCTTGGGGTTGCTTTGGAAGCAAAGGGTTTGATTCCTCAAAATTCGCCATTCGAATAACAAAATAACGCAGAAAAATGTCGAAATCTGAGTTGTGCGTCGTGGTAAATTAAGCGGTGAGATCAAGAAATTGTCTTCCTCGAAATGCTTATCTCGCCACGCGGTTGCTGCCTGCTggcaattattaatttatttttttttattgatatataattttttaaataaattaattaatagttttcATTGGGTAAAGTgggaaacaataaaaaaaatatctatggGGTGTATTTTTTGGACATATACATTGTGTTATTAAAATTACTCGATGATAATTCGagacatttttttattaaaattaattatttcattttaaaacaattattttaatcaaaataacTCATAAATTATATTGTGAGAAGTGAAAATTTAAGTTATGTAAATTCCCAAAAGTTGATTGGTTCTATGATGCATAACAACTCGATTATagattgaaaataaataaataaaatgacttagatgtaaataatttaaaatatgttcaAA of the Primulina huaijiensis isolate GDHJ02 chromosome 1, ASM1229523v2, whole genome shotgun sequence genome contains:
- the LOC140986153 gene encoding cell number regulator 8-like, coding for MANFEESNPLLPKQPQEFEATKDEKKPTAKNGAAHPPAAVSIGWTADGLPVGEVHMQRSQWDSGIFACLGRTDEFCSSDLEVCLLGSIAPCLLYGSNVERLGSTPGTFANHCLPYTALYLIGNSFFGGNCLAPWFSYPTRTAMRRKFNLEGSCEAFSRSCGCCGSFVEDEVHREQCETACDFATHVFCHPCALCQEGREVRRRLHHPGFNTRPVLAMIPPGGQTMGRLG